tcattaaaaatcggaaacctGTCATTatataaaaattgtttttaaacgatccaaaaacaatgtcatcttattctgcgtctttttctgattccaaaaacatatacatgtacatatgttatatttggattacaaacaagctctgaaaatgaaaaatatgaacattatgattaaaatgaattgtccgaaatcgatttagaaacaatttcatcttattccttgtcggtccctgattccaaaaacatatagatatgatatgtttggattaaaaacaaactcagtacgctaaaaagaatatataaatacagaaaagcgtgttatcctactcTGCGCGACCATTactgcactattctggcttgtcgatgtcactgcctttgcgacgagcggtggactgacgaaactacgagtatgcggtcttggtgaaaaaatgcagtgcgttcagtttcattctgtgagttcgacagattgactaaatgttgttatttcgccttacacgacgtgttacattagtcaagttttgactaaatgttttaacatagattggggatcgagacgagggccgtggtgtatgtgtgtgtgtgtgtgtgtgtgtgtgtgtgtgtgtgtgtgtgtgtgtgtgtgtgtgtgtgtgtgtgtgtgtgtctgtgtagagcgattcagagtaaactactggaccgatctttatgaaatttgacatgagagttcctgggtatgatattcccagacggtttttttctccttttttcgataaatgtctttgatgacgtcatatccggctttttgtaaaagttcaggcggcactgtcacaccctctttttcaatcaaattgattgacatttttgtaaagcaatcttcgagaaaggccggacttcggtattgcatttcagcttggtggcttaaaaaataattgatgactttggtcattaaaaatcagaaaattgtaatactttttttttaaatatcaaacgatccaaatttacgttcatcttagtctacatcatttcctgattccaaaaacatataaatatattatatttggattaaaaacaatctctgaaaattaaaaatataaaaattatgatcaaaattaaatttccgaaatcgatttaaaaacaattttatcttatttcttgtcggttcgtGATTctaaaatcatatagatatgatatgtttggattaaaaacacgctcacaaagttaaaacgaagagaggcacagaaaagcgtgctatgcagcacagcgaaaccactaccgcgctaaacaggctcgtaaGTTTCACTAGtgcactccgttttgcacaagcggcggactacggtcattgtgaaaaaatgcagtgcgttcagtttcgatctgtgagttccacagctctactaaatgtagtaatttcgccttacgcgacttgttttgacttTGACTTCCATGGTGAATATTGTTTCCATCTTGCTTTTAACCCTTCAGAGAACGCGCGCgggcgcgtgcgtgtgtgtgtgtgtgtgtgtgtgtgtgtgtgtgtgtgtgcctcagaCAAATTGCACTCCAACTTACCTAATTCACTTGTATCTTCATCGTATGTTGCAGAGCTGTTTTGGGTTGTGACTGTGGCTTGTCTTCTCGTCGGCATATATCTGCTTCAGTCCAAGGTCCCTTCTGTTTTGCAACCATTGTTACTTTCGCAACCGCCGTaccaaacaccaccaccaccacggcAACCACCAGCACCACCACGACCATCATCATCGTTGGAGGCGTCATCACAGGTGGCACACTCTTCTGACAACACTAAAAGACTTCTCTGTCACTGGTTCACGGCTCGTCTTGGCAACGAACTCTTTCAATTCGCCAGCACTTTAGGCTTGGCCTTGACCCTCAACAGAACACCTGTCTTCTTTGGAAGCCATCATCTACCCAACGTGCTGAAAACCTTTAACCAAATCTCAGCAAATTCGTCCACGTTTGTAAACCGCTGCCAGAAGGCAGCAACTGTTCGTGAAGTATCTTTCTGCAAGTTTGATGACAAGTTCACCCACTTGTATCCGGGCCATGACTTTACAATTGGAACATATCTCGTATCTTACAAATACTTCGAACATCACGAACTAGAGATCCGCAAAGCTTTGACCTTTACTGACAAGATTCGCAACGAGTCTTCACACGTGGTGCATGTACTCAGACAGAAGCACAACACCTCCACTCTGATAGGCGTGCACGTGCGTCGCGGTGACATGACTAGCGAGCGCAACATAAAACTCGGCTACCCCCAGGTGTCACCAGACTACCTCAACAGATCTATGGCGTTCTTCCGCAGCCGCTACCCTGACTGTGTCTTCGTGGTGGGCAGCAACAGCCTGCAGTGGTGCAAGGACAACGTTCCTGGCGGTTACCACGTGCATTACTTGACAGGACATTCCCCGGCCGTGGACATGAGTATCTTGTCTTCCATGGACCACACTATCATCACCTTCTGGAGTTTTTCTTGGTGGGTAGGGTTTTTAAATCCTGGCACCACCGTGTACATGAAGGATTTCATTATCAACGGAACATCAATCGGAGACCAGTTTAATCCGGGTGGCAGAGACTTTATTTACCCAGGATGGATACCTTTATGAATTGTTGCAATAACCTGCAAAATCTCCTGATGGAAAGGGTTTTGCTAATGCATGAACCTCTtgtcttaactcattgtctcccaggtacggatatattcgtacccattcatatggctctatcttaccaggtacggatatatccgctcagactgttagctgcAGTCgcttccagcgtgttgatacacagttactacacagttactacaattctgagtgacctgctgcagcacagctggtctcggctaaaaaaaacacttggtcaacataggtggggtagaaagtgttaatggAGTATTTCATTGTCAACAGGAGTTTCGCCGAATATATAAATATCTAAACGTAGATATTCACGACTTGCAGGACCCTGTGACCCAGCATAAGTAATAGATCCAAGGAAGGTTGGTTGGGAGACAATACATTTCCGGTtaaaaacacgtggacaaaacACGTCAAAACTTCACAACAACATGGATTGCTTCGCAGAGACAGCAAGAGATTCACAATCACTTTCAGCCATGGAAAAAGCATTCAGAGGCTATGTCCCTTTGTTTTCAAGCATGACGTATTGATACATTTGACGTGGTTGTGACGACACTTTTCTTAATTCTTGTCAAAAAACACCGGAAGGTTGTTGTCCCCCAGTAAAGGGGAAAGCCGAGATTAATGAGGTCCCAAACCCAACTGCAAGTCGTAAATATTATATATAAAAGAGAACCTATATTTATGCTGCGTCgtccaaaacaaataacggttttgggtgtgacaaaaaaaaagaacagggccggagtgctatgtaaattatgagcagttcttcGAACCCCATTTAAAAACTATGACACTACCTATGTTtccgcatattgagccagaattttttgttttatcaaatcgacgttgcagttccggagcaaatgattAAAATTGctttgcgaatttgcgttcaaacgtgtatTTCCCTtaatataacaatgcacagctcgaaaatatggccaagaactaatctatggtacttcgaagaaagaagaataacaacattcttgtccaatacgacttgcaatttaccgtgtgcgctttaaaatctccctaccttcaaagcagacgaaaagcagacatgtatcttcattttcttccaagggagaaatcgttggtcataaagtcttgcaggacccaaacatacttctgcacgctttcttttcttttcatattcagtTACTTTGCAAAAATGAAATGccattggttttctcaacttgtcaagtcagtcaaaacgagcgcagaacacagaactgggaaatgacactgattgaaatacgaaagatcttcgatgacgaaagtataaatgacgtaatgtggtcacacctatctcgagaactaagcgtcgctGAGACctagcgcccttccattatatGGCGTCACTCTATGCAAAGCCTCCCGAAATGGATATCAAACACGAACATTCAGCAGGGATGCACATCTATAATTTCAGAGAGTTTCTTCTATTGTAAATCTCCGAAATGTACACGCATACATCCAAACGTACATGTCCAACTTAGTGTGTTTGTGACGTCCAAAGACACAGTGAAAGTTCTTGTGAATAAAGACAATCAATCATTTAAaaatacagtgtgtgtgtgtgtgtgtgtgtgtgtgtgtgtgtgtgtgtgcgtgtgtgatttcGTTCATCATTAAGAAATtcatctctctcagtctctgcgtgtctgtctgtctgcctgtctgtctgtctctcttggtGCCTCCTTCTGCCTGTCTTTATCTTCGTCTCTGTATATCTTTCTAtgcctctctgtgtctgtctctatatTATGTCTGCCCATCTGTATAATCCCTtgtccatctctctttctctctctctctctctctgtcattctctctctctttatctacgTGTataacacactctctctctctctctctctctctctctctctctctctctctctctctctctctctctctctctctctctctctctctctctctctctctctctctctctctctctctctctctctctctcctgaagCAGGGAGAAATAAATAGCCCGATTTTGTTCTCACTTTTCATTAACGAATTGGCGGACGAAATTAAGCGAAAAGGACGACACGGTATACAACTTATCCCAGATTTTATTGAGATATTGATTCTCATGTTCGCAGATGACGTTATTTTGATTTCCGACACTGTGTGTGGGTTACAGAACCAGATAAACGTGTTATACCAAACTGCTTGTAATCTTGGCTTGACTGTTAATTTAGAAAAATCTAACATAGTTAtcttcagaaatggtggtcaCATTGCAGCTATTGAAAAATGGATGTATGGCAATAACGTAATGGAAACTGTGAACATGTATAAATACTTAGGAATTTACTTTTCTACAAGGTTGACATTTTCTCACACGCTGAACGATTTAGCGCTGCGTGCAAGAAAGGGTGTGATTGGTATTTTTAAGGTACTGTGGACTCAAGgagaaagatcaccaaacaTTATTCTATAAACTATTAAAATCCCAGATCCAGCCCATGCTCAATTATGCGGCAGAAGTCTGGGGCCTTGATGCAGACCATTCACCTATTGAAAAGGTGCATCTGTTTGCCCTTAAGAGGTTTctgaacacaagcatgaaaacaccaaacacacttgtgtatggagaaactggcagacacccgttatttgtcaacacgtttgttaagtccatacgattttggttgcgcatcctgaaaatgcctagtcatcgattgccacagaaagcttataaaatgctgctttatttacacgaacaaaataaaagaacatgggCGTCATCAGTTTGCTACGTGCTATACAAATACGGCTTTGACCAAGTTTGGATTCAACAAGGcgttggaaatgaaaatgcgttcataacggaattcaagaacagactaGTCACATTATACAAGCAAGAGTGGATAGAAACCGTACAAAGTAAAGAACGATTCCTTTTCTATAGGACTTTCAAGTCAGCCTTATCTATGTCTTCATACTTAAATGACCTGAAGCACGTCAAAGCAAGAAACTGCCTGATTAGGTTAAGACTTGGTGTCTCGCCACTCAAAGTGCATCGATTACGACACACTCGGTCGTCAACAGCTGTAGATTACTTGTGTCCATTCTGCGCAAACGAgaccgaagatgaaattcattttgttttgaaatgtccaaaatatgctgGTATTCGTGAGTACTACATACCTGCACAATATTACAACCGTCCTtcaagctttaaactggcgctacttctagcgacaccaaacagatcaatattacttagacttgcaaccttcatcatgaacgcgtttaaaatacgcagtgagtggggacagtgaatatgagatattgcacgatcttgttttatgtgtatgctatttttgttgtttttgtcgacATAATTAACTAGGTAAAATGAAAGATTTACATGGATCTTGTcatactgtcacacacacacacacacacacacacacacacacacacacacacacacacacacacacacacacacacacacacacccatccatcCAGCCATGAAACAAGCCATTCTATCAATTCACGAAAAATACGTGTTCTTCCCCCCACTTTCCACACCTTTTGTAGGAACACCCTGCCGGACTATGCAACACACACTTATGTCACAGATTTTGTAATTATTTTTCAGGAAGTACCGCTACATAGGATTCTGACAGCTTGTGAGGTGGTGCCATGGttatccttggcattcgatgtcagTAATCCCACACGttttgggcttatttttgtgggccacaaacgCGAAATGTGCCTCACAAATttttgggcttatttttgtggggcacattttggttttgtgggccacaaactgtatttgtggagcataaaataaggggcacaaattaagcttcataaaaaataaggacaaatatttgtggggcttaaacagtgtttttggccaaaaaaatgttttgggctcttttttttcctccttattTTGGATGTTGAGCGTGGTTTTCAGACCTACTGCGTTTCGGTTTTTAGTTAATGGCGGTCGAAGGCGATCTGTTTGGACAGAATCTCCAATGGCAATGGTGTTTGCtaatgcgagagaattgggacgGGCGAACCTTTGCATATTAACCAGAGGTAAGTTTCCATGTTTCGTTTCATAACTGAGAGTGGGTTTATGGTAGTATGTGTTGCAACAGGTGTCATTTCGACTCACTCgagtcactgtcagtgtcactgtgactgtcagtccacaggcgcaaggtatcgttcactgaacCAACACGTAGttgccctgtacagggattttctcattaatttgaagaagaagattatcACTACCACGTTTTTGCAACCTCTTTTCAAGGTGCAtgatcataatattttataaattctttttgtttttaaagattgaGTCTAACTTGAAATACTCAAATAGGTAACCTTCTGATCGGCCGTTCCCAATTATTTTACTTGCAGGTTGGCATCAATCAGAAGAGAGCTAGAGCTAGTATGTTCAACTTCAAGGTCTCCTCTCAGCTGAAAAAGCCAACCGATTGCTGCATGATCTTGAGGCTGTCACTGACAGAAGTAAAATATTTGATGCCACTGCCGCAAATCAGGTAAGAGTAAGGCGAAGAGGTTTTATTATGTACAACTGTCAGTGTTATGATGTacagtgtgttttttccttcccctcccttacattctcaagttctggtcagaataactcatatggaggtgtgtgtgtgactgtgagcaagactggaagagtgttttcattttatttttataattcatgttcagggataataataaaataatgaacaccTAAGAGTCCAAACCACAGAACTGCTCGAACCTCTTAGCTTTATTTCACCAGTAAGATGATCATGCAGTTCCTCCAGTATTAGAATCATTTTTAATACTAGAAGCGCATGACTTTCAGTGTGTACCTTTAAGTTTAATAAAGTACAATGTATTGCTGTAAacagtcactcactcactcactgtcaggatatatctcattctcagtgaaactgtgtgtcaagttctattatttttttcctttgtgctctacacacatgcatacatgttatacatacatatatatatatacatgttatgtaatatgcatgtatatatatatatgcacacatcAACTTGTCTACATTGTATGTCTGTCACTCTATCAGTCTATGTGAACAGATTCAGTTCActgattcagtcaaaacttcactaaatCAATGTAAAAGGACTTATAAAATTTTATATTCTAGAAAGATATCAATGCCACTGTCCACAGTATCATAAGAATCAAGCGCTAATGTTGGTTTGGTCGTCTGTtgtcgttttttgttgttgttgttttatggggGAGGGTGCAGTGTGTAAATTCATCTGGTTCTGtggacagtgtgtttgttgttcctcCACATAGCTAAATATCATACTGCATGTAGCTCCTAGTACTACTTGTCCTGTCAACTAACTGTTTTAAATTTGTTGCTCAGAGGAATGTTACTTCAGCCAATATTATATATATTACAGGTTGGCATCGATCCGGCACAGTGGAAGAAGCAGATTGATTCCTTCATGATCGGGAGGCTGTCAAGACTCAAATGGGAAATATTTCATGCTAATGGCAATTCAGGTAAGAGTTCTGCTACATGATCATATTGTGTTTTATGctccctctcagtctcaagttctggttacattctgactgttggtgtgtgtttgtgtgtgagaaccgaagtgtgtttgtgtgtgtgtgtgtgtgtgtgtgtgtgtgtgtgtttgattttcccTGGCCAGTCAGGAGAGCTGCCAGACATTAATAGTAATAATACCTGCAGATTTTTCTAGCCCTGCAGATTGATGTTACAgacctttgctttgctttttgaaTTTGATAGCAAGCGCTGACAGGGAATGTGTCTTCTATATTTCATATTAAAAAGTAGGCATTGGAACTTGTCTATCAGGGAATTAGAATGTTTACGCTCTTGGCATTTATgtgggtttagtgtgtgtgtgtgtgtcagttacaaacacaATTTACTCCTTACTCATACTTAAAacttgttcttgtcattgtgtTTGAATTTAAGATCAGTTCCTTTGTCATTCATTTGTCAGTAGGGACAGAAGATGACGAAGAcctggccagtgaatgtggatgaaaaGCAGTGCTATCCAGGTCCAGCTGTGATCGATGGGGAAACTACAGCAACAGCGGCAGTAAATGTCCACTCAGTATTGGTTGTACTGAGCTTTACAACTTGTTGCTATTGTAAATTTGtgtcaatgttttaaaggcccactacgcctcatttaaaaagttgtcctcacctttaacatgggataagaccatccctccacttggtcacagaccaaaaatcaacactttgACTGCTTTCTGTAGTGAGGTAGATGTTTTGGTGGTTGCggtgaatttattttttctttcgaaGAAGCTGTACCTGAATGTATTCTTTAAAAAGATACCACTCTGCATAGAGAGCCTTGAGgcagttcatttttggtatgcaaCTATTAGTGCCCGTATGGTCTTATTTCATTTAAAAGCCTCGGGGATGTCGTCAGGCGTCCGACATAGACGGATTGAAAGGCTCAGATGTctgattcacatagccgcatggcggtcagatgtgatcatgtcctatcgttttgaactgagcgctgtcattgtccTATAAGAACTctattccttcggacagcgcactattctatatttttctctcaagatacacattttcaaaaagcgaccgagcactctcgcgtatttgtgcactgaagttgtgcagtgcggatcttgtGTTTTCGGGAATTCCAAACCGTTTGTGATATGGGCTGTTTGGGCACACctgtctgcagcacattaaagttaggagtacgggagacaactccaactgaccataagtcttgcatctgcttttggtttcagttcaagacattttgacgaagcgcattgaattatgccaccgaaataaaACTAAGGCCTGTCCACTTACAAAAATTGCTGGGTCAAAGTACAGTAAATCTTACATTTTGTTAAGgaaatgtgcggcagtaaaattgaatttggagaatacatggaataacctggttttctgggaagtgacataaaaataaatagaacaattgtgaatacttcttcttcttcttctgtgtttgtgggctgaaactcccacgtacactcatgtttttgtacgagtggatttttacctgtatgaccgtttttaccccgccatttaggcagccatacgccgctttcggaggattgtGAATACTGATCGACATAgagtgccgttgctatggaaacagtcgttacattggatttctaggaaacagcgacatcatacatcagaaattcctaatatttggcacaaagatgcaCATGTATCGTATcaacaatcatatagaacgatttttttacaacagactacagttgaattttgatatcttttgtcataagaatgaacgaatttctcactgcatattcattacaataccccccgcgggttagggggagtcccatattggttgggacgagaaagaatttacctgatgctacccagcatgtcgtaagaggcgactaacggttctgtttctccttttacccttgttaagtgtttcttgtatagaatatagtcaatgtttgtaaagattttagtcaagcagtatgtaagaaatgttaagttttttgtactggaaacttgcattctcccagtaaggtcatatattgtactacgttgcaagcccc
This region of Littorina saxatilis isolate snail1 linkage group LG8, US_GU_Lsax_2.0, whole genome shotgun sequence genomic DNA includes:
- the LOC138972591 gene encoding galactoside alpha-(1,2)-fucosyltransferase 2-like; its protein translation is MGRHCINKLFWVVTVACLLVGIYLLQSKVPSVLQPLLLSQPPYQTPPPPRQPPAPPRPSSSLEASSQVAHSSDNTKRLLCHWFTARLGNELFQFASTLGLALTLNRTPVFFGSHHLPNVLKTFNQISANSSTFVNRCQKAATVREVSFCKFDDKFTHLYPGHDFTIGTYLVSYKYFEHHELEIRKALTFTDKIRNESSHVVHVLRQKHNTSTLIGVHVRRGDMTSERNIKLGYPQVSPDYLNRSMAFFRSRYPDCVFVVGSNSLQWCKDNVPGGYHVHYLTGHSPAVDMSILSSMDHTIITFWSFSWWVGFLNPGTTVYMKDFIINGTSIGDQFNPGGRDFIYPGWIPL